From a region of the Salinispira pacifica genome:
- a CDS encoding ankyrin repeat domain-containing protein — MSPLLLLLGMLAAAAVLFSGCATPEARAVRRGDIEDLEKFLAKGGDVNEPQRDGRTLLHVAAEYGQSESLEFLLANGAEPDPRDPGGITPFYLTMAIGRVDMGRSLLEAGADLRTETSELRTPLFPAAAGGHAEAVEFLLDFGLDPDHRDAQGRNPLHMLGKNSLTGIAGTLIAEGADVTARSSSGSELPVHTAASAGAYELVELYVRASSPEILSAEDSHGDRPLHRAMNSSINSRSSLNTMDSILSLGADPAVPDGEDRLPVRIAVEELDSRHLQLLLGYGASLPRYVRDGRPGKSAQRTGLLHIAARRGTDDTGRILLERGTDPDLIDDDGDTALMISVREEKWDFFQLLIQYNANPNIFDMEGKSPLLVALNRSSLQSEGLNSMTQTLIQRGGVLPNNYSLLIPVLENAVANENIEVARLLFNRGISGSAAGEDGEPLIFTAVRNADADMLELLLIAGADPNARNEEGLTPIMLLGDNTKLGEIRDILLRAGAIDPDEENSGTAGSEESEDPTKKSEDPTKN, encoded by the coding sequence GTGTCCCCCCTGTTGCTGCTTCTCGGAATGCTGGCAGCCGCGGCTGTTCTGTTCTCCGGCTGTGCAACTCCTGAAGCCAGGGCTGTGCGACGGGGAGATATTGAGGATCTGGAGAAATTCCTGGCCAAGGGCGGCGATGTAAACGAACCCCAGCGGGACGGGCGAACCCTTCTGCATGTTGCCGCCGAATACGGCCAGAGCGAGAGCCTTGAATTTCTTCTGGCAAACGGCGCGGAACCCGATCCTAGGGATCCCGGGGGAATCACTCCCTTTTATCTGACCATGGCTATCGGCAGGGTGGACATGGGGCGATCCCTTCTGGAAGCCGGAGCCGATCTTCGGACAGAGACTTCTGAGCTCCGCACCCCGCTCTTTCCTGCTGCAGCCGGCGGCCATGCAGAGGCAGTGGAGTTTCTTCTGGATTTCGGACTTGATCCCGACCATCGGGATGCACAGGGGAGAAATCCGCTGCATATGCTGGGAAAGAACAGCCTGACCGGGATTGCCGGTACACTCATAGCCGAAGGTGCGGATGTCACAGCCCGTTCTTCCAGCGGATCCGAGCTGCCGGTTCACACAGCGGCTTCTGCAGGCGCCTATGAGCTGGTTGAACTGTATGTCCGGGCCTCCTCACCGGAAATTCTCTCGGCCGAGGACAGCCATGGAGATCGGCCGCTTCACCGGGCCATGAACTCTTCCATAAACAGCAGATCTTCCCTGAACACAATGGACTCTATTCTCTCTTTGGGTGCGGATCCGGCCGTACCGGACGGCGAGGACAGACTTCCCGTGCGAATTGCGGTGGAAGAGCTGGATTCCCGTCATCTTCAGCTGCTGCTGGGCTACGGTGCATCACTTCCCCGGTATGTTCGCGACGGACGGCCGGGCAAAAGCGCCCAGCGCACCGGTCTGCTGCACATCGCCGCCAGAAGGGGCACAGACGATACCGGACGCATCCTTCTGGAACGGGGGACCGACCCGGATCTTATTGATGACGACGGTGATACTGCGTTGATGATCAGTGTAAGAGAAGAGAAATGGGATTTTTTCCAATTGCTTATCCAATACAATGCCAACCCGAATATTTTCGACATGGAGGGGAAATCCCCGCTTCTGGTGGCTTTAAACCGCAGCAGTCTTCAGTCCGAGGGGCTGAACTCCATGACCCAAACCCTCATTCAGCGGGGGGGCGTTCTGCCCAATAACTACTCCCTGCTGATTCCGGTGCTGGAAAATGCAGTGGCGAACGAAAACATCGAAGTTGCCCGGCTGCTGTTTAACCGCGGAATATCCGGGTCTGCCGCCGGGGAAGACGGAGAACCGCTCATTTTTACTGCGGTGCGCAATGCCGATGCCGACATGCTGGAACTGCTGCTCATAGCAGGGGCAGATCCCAATGCACGAAATGAGGAAGGTCTCACGCCCATTATGCTGCTTGGTGACAATACCAAGCTGGGAGAAATCCGGGATATCCTGCTACGGGCTGGAGCCATAGATCCTGATGAGGAAAACTCCGGAACTGCGGGCAGTGAGGAATCTGAGGATCCGACAAAGAAATCAGAAGATCCAACCAAAAATTGA
- a CDS encoding S66 family peptidase, translated as MSYIKPAALKKGDRVGVISPSAGLPSLFPHIFDEGIKNLQELGLEPVEFPTARMDAKTLYENPALRARDVNAAFADPSIQGIISSIGGSDSIRILPYLDLDVIRDNPKFMMGYSDFTSLHSWIHQQGIITFNGPSIMAGFSQLKSFSEEYQNYINRFLFDAWEEFELPDFPSYSNGYPDWRKTENRGRIFQSGTDNGRRWLQGSQISRGRLFGGCIEVLEMNKGTDYWPAKEFWNGRVLFLETSEEKPPVDYVRYSLRNYGAMGALERISGLLISRPRDYSDKEKADLDSAVLSVVNGEFGLKDLNVVSNMSFGHTDPQVILPQGGEVLMNPSDSSIKIADPVFEY; from the coding sequence ATGTCATATATTAAACCTGCCGCATTAAAAAAGGGAGACCGGGTAGGGGTGATCTCCCCTTCGGCGGGCCTTCCTTCCCTGTTTCCCCACATATTTGATGAGGGAATCAAGAATCTGCAGGAACTGGGCCTGGAGCCTGTTGAGTTTCCCACAGCCCGGATGGATGCGAAAACGCTCTATGAAAACCCCGCACTCAGGGCCCGTGATGTAAACGCGGCTTTTGCCGATCCGTCGATTCAGGGGATTATTTCCAGCATTGGAGGAAGCGACTCCATACGGATTCTTCCCTATCTGGATCTTGATGTGATCCGGGATAATCCGAAATTTATGATGGGATACTCAGATTTTACAAGTCTTCACAGCTGGATACATCAGCAGGGGATAATAACTTTCAACGGTCCATCCATCATGGCGGGGTTCTCCCAGTTGAAATCATTTTCTGAAGAGTATCAGAATTATATTAATCGCTTTCTATTTGATGCGTGGGAAGAGTTTGAACTGCCGGATTTTCCTTCCTACAGTAACGGCTATCCCGATTGGCGAAAGACGGAAAACAGAGGCCGTATATTTCAATCCGGAACAGACAATGGACGGCGCTGGCTGCAGGGATCTCAAATCTCCAGGGGCAGACTCTTCGGCGGCTGTATAGAAGTTCTGGAAATGAATAAGGGCACGGATTACTGGCCGGCGAAAGAATTCTGGAACGGCAGAGTTCTTTTCCTGGAAACCAGTGAGGAAAAACCTCCAGTCGACTATGTACGGTATTCTCTACGGAACTACGGCGCCATGGGAGCATTGGAAAGGATCAGCGGTCTTCTTATATCCCGGCCCCGGGATTACAGCGACAAGGAGAAAGCCGATTTGGATTCCGCCGTACTCTCGGTGGTCAATGGTGAATTCGGTTTAAAAGATTTAAATGTGGTGAGCAATATGAGTTTCGGTCACACTGATCCCCAGGTAATATTACCCCAGGGTGGGGAAGTGCTCATGAATCCTTCAGATTCAAGCATCAAAATTGCCGATCCGGTTTTCGAATACTAA
- a CDS encoding BON domain-containing protein — translation MHTPLNSGYETAPPGIFAAFSATRWDEMEKKDLEKYLQQAIIDDPQVSRDSSSNISIDFRPDEGNGGGIHLIGKVKDQAELQRAGEIVKVNTRDEVQIHNELKVSEN, via the coding sequence ATGCACACCCCATTAAACTCAGGATACGAAACAGCTCCTCCGGGAATTTTCGCAGCGTTCTCTGCTACGCGATGGGATGAAATGGAAAAGAAGGACCTGGAAAAATACCTGCAGCAGGCAATTATTGATGATCCTCAGGTATCCCGGGACAGTTCATCCAACATATCCATTGATTTCCGCCCCGATGAGGGCAACGGCGGAGGTATCCACCTCATTGGTAAGGTGAAAGACCAAGCTGAATTACAAAGAGCCGGAGAGATCGTGAAGGTTAACACGCGGGATGAGGTACAGATTCACAACGAGCTGAAGGTTTCGGAAAACTGA